In the genome of Limanda limanda chromosome 15, fLimLim1.1, whole genome shotgun sequence, one region contains:
- the LOC133020465 gene encoding SLC35A4 upstream open reading frame protein-like, translated as MADDKNPLGQLKDLVELKDQLEDIQRRMEDEIQAGVPPGGSLLASPFLKGFLAGYIVARFRSSALLGVAVGTCTGIFAAQSYAVPNIESSIKDFINNLKAGRK; from the exons ATGGCTGATGACAAG aatcCTCTGGGCCAGCTCAAGGACCTGGTGGAGTTAAAGGACCAGCTGGAGGACATCCAGAGACGAATGGAGGATGAGATTCAGGCTGGGGTTCCTCCA gGAGGCAGTCTGCTCGCTTCTCCTTTCCTGAAGGGTTTCCTGGCCGGGTACATCGTCGCCAGGTTCCGCTCCTCAGCGTTGCTCGGTGTTGCCGTAGGAACATGCACAGGGATCTTCGCAGCACAAAGTTATGCCGTTCCCAACATAGAAAGCTCCATCAAAGACTTCATTAACAACCTGAAAGCAGGACGTAAGTGA